Within Kutzneria chonburiensis, the genomic segment GAGAATCCAGCTGCGGCGTCGACCGAATCGGACCGTGGTGCGGTCGCTGAGCCGCCCGCCGAGCGGATTCGCCAGCAGGCCGGCCACGCCGCCGATCCCGGCCACGAGACTGAACACGGACGTCGCCTCAACCCCGGCGATCGCCGTGAGGTGGGTGACCAGCAGCAGGTTCAACGGCACGGCCGCGCCGAGGTAGGCCGCCGCGTTCGTGCCGATCAGCCCGGCGATGAGCCGCCGCTGGCCGGTGACCGGGGCAACCGGTAACCGGTGAACCGTCATGGCGTCACCGCCACGGCATCGATGATCTCGAGGACGGCATCGCGTACGACTGCGGGATTCTCTTGCGGGATAAGGTGTCCGGCCTCCGGCACGACGACGAACCGCCCGTGTGGGACGGCGGCCATGAGGTCGGCGGCGACCTGGTTGAACAGGGGGCGGGCGGTTTTCATGCCACGGTCGATTCGACCGGCCTGCAAACAGATCGTGGGCACGCTCGGGGTGCCAGCGGCCTGGAGTCGTTGCATGGTCGGCAAAGCGGCGACGATCTGGGTGGCTTCCCGGCGGCTGGTCCGCATGCCGCTGACGCAAGCGTAGTCGCGCAGGATAATGTCCATATCGGACGGTGCGATGTCGGGTGACACGTGCGGCACGGTGAGTTTCATGACCAGGCGGCGGCCGCCAAGGCGAGCGAGTAGCGCAAGTATGGCGAACGCGCGCGAAGCGGTACGGGCGGTACGGTCGCTCATGATCTCGGCGACGGTGGCGTCGACAAAGACCAAGCCGGCGACCCGCCGCGGGTGGCGTTCGGCGAACAAACGGATGATGGGACCGCCCCAACTGTGCCCGACCAGCACGACCGGTCGCGTCTCGCCGATGGCGTCGAGCAGGCCGGTGAGGTCGTCGGCGATCCGTTCGAGCGTCCGATCCCGCGGATCCGGGTCGCTGCCGCCGTAGCCGGCTCGGTCGTAGGACAACGTGCGGGTCCGCGCGCCGACCTGCCGCTGGGTGTGCACCCACGACGCGGCCGGCGCGCTCATACCGGCCTCGAACACGACGAGCGGCCCATCCCCCTCGCCGGCCGTCACGGCCCGCAGCCGTCGCCCGTCCGGCAACACGACGAACTTCTCGGTCAACCCCCGACCGGGGTCCAGGTGCACGCTGGTCATTCGACGTGGCCTCTCACTGATACCAACAGGGCGGATGGACGTCCTTCCACAGATCTGCGTGTTCGAGCTGTGCGGCCAGGGCGAACAACGCGGCGTCGCCGCGACGGCGGCCGACGATCTGCACGCCGTGCGGCAGACCATCACGGTCCACATGGGACGGTAGGGCGATCGCGGGCTGGCCGGTCAGGTTCGCCCATGGCGTATAGGCCGACCAGGCCAGCATCGCGTCGGCGATCGCCGCGAACCCTTCGGCCTGGAAATGCCCGAGCGGTACGGGCGGACCGGTCGTCACCGGGGTCAGCGCGACGTCGAAACCGTCGAGAGCCGCGAGGAAAGCGCTTGCGTACCCGGCCAGCACCCCTTGCGCCGCGACCAGGTCCCGCCCGGAAAGCGCTTCACCTTCCTCCGTAAGGTAACGGGTGTAAGGTAACAGCTGTCCTTCACGATCGGCCGGCACCAGCGACGACGCCACCGCGTTGACGGAGGCGGCAAACAGCGTCCGCAAGGCCGAGCTCACCGGATCGTCACAGCGTGCAGGGATCGGCACCTCCCGCACGTCATGCCCCAACTCCTGGAGCAGCGCCGCTGTCCATTCGACGGCATGGACGGCCTCGGGATGCGGACTGCGTCCAGCCAGACCGACCTCGGTCCAGAACGCGATGCGCAGCGGCCGCGTCGACCACTGCTTGATCGCGTCGACGAACCGAACCTCCGGCCGCCAGCCGTCCAGGTCGCCAGGCTGGGGCTGCGCCATGACGTCCAACAGCAGCGCGGCATCCTCGACCATACGGGCGATGGGTCCTTCGACCGTGGTGCTGACGAACGACGTCGCCTGCGCACTGACCAGGCCGCGACTTGGCTTCACGCCAACGAGATGACAGGTCGCCGCCGGAGTTCGAGTCGACCCGGCCCCGTCACCGGCGTGCGCCAGCGGCAACAGCCCCGCCGCCACGGCAGCGGCGGCACCGCCACTGGAGCCGCTCGCATACCGCATACAGTCGTACGGCGTGACGGTCGGCCGCCCGGTCACGTCGTTCTCGGTGTAGCAAGTCGCACCGAACTCAGCGGTGTTGGTCTTGCCGATCAGCACGGCACCAGCCCGCCGAAGCAGTCCAACGGTCCAGGCGTCGGCCGTCGGGGTGAACTCCGCCAACGCGGCACAGCCGAACGTCGTCCGCGCCCCAGCGGTCGAGTAAAGGTCCTTGATACCCAAGGGAAGTCCGAGCAGCGGTGACCATTCGCCCTGAGCCAGGCGGCGGTCGGCGCGATCGGCCTCGTCAAGGGCGAGCTCCGATGTGACCGTGGCAAAAGCGCCGAGCTCGCCATCGAGCTTCTCGATACGTTCCAGGTAATGCACGGTCAGCTCGCGGGAACTCACCTCGCCCAAACGCAGGGCAGTCAGCTGAGTAGCAGCGGAGAGCTCGTGCAGGTCGCCACTCATCGCGACACCGTGGCCCCAGTTAGCACACTGTAGACAACATTCACAATGGCGTTCAGGTACTCCGGTGTCAGCGGCTGACGGCCCAGCATCCGGCGGTGCATCATCGGACCCTCGATCAGGTCGCCCATGAGCGAGAGGTCGGGCGGCTCCCCGATCTCTCCCCGCTCCGTCGCCCGGACGATGGCCTGACGCAGCGGCTCACCACGACCCAAGGCCATGGTCCGGAAGGCCAGCTCGGCGTCCGGGTCGTGATGCAGATCGGCGGTCAGCCCCATCAGCCCGTCGACCCAGGACGACGACCAGGACTCGGCCAGGCCGTGCACGACGGCGGCGAGGTCGCCGCGCAGCGTCCCGGTGTCCCGGTCCGAGATCGGCGGCAGATGCTCGGCCAGCACGTCGACCACCAGCTGCGCCTTGCTGGACCAGCGCCGGTAGACGTCGGTGCGATGGGCTTGAGCCTCCGCCGCGACCTTGGTCAGCGTCAGGGCGTCGTAGCCCCGGCTCCGCAGCAGCGACCAGGCCGCGGCCAGCAGCCGATGTTCGAGATCGGGATCTCGGGGACGCCCAGGCACGTCGCCTCCTTACGCTACAGGTTGTAGCGCAAGAGGGTAGGTCGGCCCGCTGACCTGCGCAAGCCCCTCAGTAAACGTCGCGCAGGTACCGGCGGTCGGCGGCGAGCTGCTTGAGGTAGGCAGTGGCCTGGTCGGCGGTCATACCGCCGTGGTTGACGACGATCTCGCGCAGGGCGCGGTCGACGTCCTTGGCCATCCGGGTGGCGTCGCCGCAGACGTAGAGGTGGGCGCCGTCCTTGAGCCAGCGCCAGAGATGCGCGCCGTGCTCGCGCATCCGGTCCTGCACATAGACCTTGGCCCGCTGGTCGCGGGAGAAGGCCAGGTCGAGACGGGACAGCAGGCCGTCGGAGCGGAACTGCGAAAGCTCGTCACGGTAGTAGAAGTCGGTGGCCCGGCGTTGTTCGCCGAAGAAGAGCCAGTTGGGACCGCCGGCCCCGAGCGCGGCCCGTTCCTCAAGGAAGCCGAGGAAAGGTGCGACGCCGGTGCCGGGGCCGACCATGATCATCGGGGCCGACGGGTTGGCCGGCGGCCGAAAATGGGGCGAGCGCTGGACGAACGCCTTCACCGGCGCGCCGGCGGCGCGGTCGGCCAGGTACGTGGAACATACGCCGCCGTGGGATCCGTACCGCACAACGGAAACCGTGAGCCGGATCCGGGACGGGCTGACCAGCGGGCTGGACGAGATCGAGTACTGCCGCGGTTGCAGCCGCTTGAGCACCTCGGCCCACGCCTGCGCATCGGCGCGAACGGGATAGGACCGCAGCACATCGACGGCGTGGCGGCCCCAGGTCCACTTGGCCAGCTCGCCCTTGTTGTCCGGGCGGATCAGGTGCCGCAGCTCGCGGTCTCCGTTGTGCTCGGCCACGAAGTGCAGCAGCGAAGGCGTGATCCGCGCGATCTCCAGCTCGTCACGAAGGGCGTCGCCGAGGGAGAAGTCGTTGCCGTCAAGGGAAATCGAGGCGGAGCCGTCGAGTCCGGTGGCGTTGAGCCACTCGTCGACCAGCACGGGACTGTTGACCGGCAACACGCTCAGGGCGTCGCCGGTCTCGTAGGCGAGGTCGGCGGCGTCGAAGGTGAACTCCCGCACCTCCTTGCCGGCGCCGGGCAGGCTGAGCAGCCGGTTGCCGACGAGCTCGATCTCACGGTGCCGGGCCGGCGCGGTATTCAGCGCGACGATCACCTGGTCGAGCCAGCGCCGCGCGGTCGCCTGGTAGTCCGGTTCACAGTCGGTCCGCGGCACGAGGTGGGTGGCGCCCAGCTCCCGCATCCGCTGGTCGATCCGCTTGCCGTGGCCGCAGAAGTTGTCGTAGTTGGAGTCGCCGAGGGCCAGCACCGAGTACTGCAGCCCGTCCAGTGTGTCCTGTGTGGACAGATGGTCCCAGAAGCTGACGCCGTTGTCCGGGGCGTCACCGTCGCCGAACGTGCTGGTGATCATCAGCACCGGCGTGCCGGCCCGCAGCGTGTCCGCGGACGCCTCGGCCATGCTCACCAGCACCGGCTGCCAGCCGTTCTCGGCCAGTCGCCGCGCCGCCTCGGTCGCGAACTGCTCGGCGTTGCCGGTCTGCGACGCCCACAGCACCGCGACCTCCTTGCCGGGTAACGGTGCAGCCGTTACATCGCCGCGTGAGAACATGCCGGCCAGCAGGCCGTCAACCCACGCGGCCCGGGTCGGCTCGATCGGCGCGTGCGGCGGCAACACCGGCACACCGACGTTGCCGGCGCTCACCCCGGAGGCGAAGCCGGCGAGGTACTGCCGCTCGGCCGCGGTGAAGTCCGGCATCGGCACGTCTTCAACGCCGAGCATCGCCGCCAGGAACAATGCCGGCTCCGGCACAGCGACGGGCGCGACCGCCACCTTGGCCAGGGACACCGCGCACGCCTTGAACTCGGGCTGGAACGAGATCGGGTCGACGGCGTCGTTGGTCACGGCGTTCACGCTGAGGTACTCGCCGAACAGGTCGTTCCAGTGGAACGGGGCGAAGCAGCAGCCGGGCCGGACGCGATCGGTCACCACGGCGGTGAGCACGGCCCGGCCGCGCCGCGAGGCGATCTCCACCTGATCCTCGTCCACAATGGACAACGCGGCGGCGTCCTCCGGGTGGATCTCCACGAACGGGCCGGGGTTGAGCTTGTTCAGCTTGGCGACCTTGCCGGTCTTGGTGAGGGTGTGCCACTGGTGCTGCACGCGCCCGGTGTTCAGCACGAACGGGAACTCGTCGTCGGGCAGCTCGGCCGGCGGCAGGTGCGGCCGGGCGAAGAACGACGCTTTCCCCGACGCGGTGGGGAAAACCACCTTGTCGTCGGTCACGTAGCGAATGGGATTGCGGTCGGGGCCGTCCGGGGCGCTGGGCCACTGGACCGGTGACTCGCGCAGGCGCTCGTAGCTGATGCCCCGTAAGTCGTAGCCGGTGAAGGGATTGCTGGCCCGCTTGATCTCCTCGAAGATCTGCTCGGCGCTGTCGTAGTGGAACGGAAAACCCATCTCGACGGCGACGCGGGCGATGAGCTGCCAGTCGGGCAGCGCCTGGCCGGCCGGCGCGACGGCCTGCGGCGCGAGCGTGACGTTGCGCTCGGAGTTGACCATCACACCTTCGGTCTCCGACCAGATCGCGCCGGGCAGCACGATATCGGCGTAGCCGTTGGTTTCCGTGTCGGCGAAGGCGTCCTGCGTGATCACCAGCTCGGCGGCCTCGAGCCCTTCGATCACCGTGCGCCGATTCGCCACGGAGGCAACAGGATTCGTGCAGATGATCCAGCACGCCTTGATGTCGCCGGCGGCCATCCGCTCGAACATCTCGACGGTGCCGCGGCCGACGTCGGTGCGGATG encodes:
- a CDS encoding alpha/beta fold hydrolase; translation: MTAGEGDGPLVVFEAGMSAPAASWVHTQRQVGARTRTLSYDRAGYGGSDPDPRDRTLERIADDLTGLLDAIGETRPVVLVGHSWGGPIIRLFAERHPRRVAGLVFVDATVAEIMSDRTARTASRAFAILALLARLGGRRLVMKLTVPHVSPDIAPSDMDIILRDYACVSGMRTSRREATQIVAALPTMQRLQAAGTPSVPTICLQAGRIDRGMKTARPLFNQVAADLMAAVPHGRFVVVPEAGHLIPQENPAVVRDAVLEIIDAVAVTP
- a CDS encoding TetR/AcrR family transcriptional regulator → MPGRPRDPDLEHRLLAAAWSLLRSRGYDALTLTKVAAEAQAHRTDVYRRWSSKAQLVVDVLAEHLPPISDRDTGTLRGDLAAVVHGLAESWSSSWVDGLMGLTADLHHDPDAELAFRTMALGRGEPLRQAIVRATERGEIGEPPDLSLMGDLIEGPMMHRRMLGRQPLTPEYLNAIVNVVYSVLTGATVSR
- a CDS encoding bifunctional nitrate reductase/sulfite reductase flavoprotein subunit alpha, with translation MPDSTVRTVCSYCGVGCGIVLTVRDGSVVSVAGDKEHPANFGRLCTKGATSHEMLAASGRLTTGLVRAVREAPAEPTDVDRAITLAATRLRDILDEHGPDALSFYVSGQLTMEAQYLITKLAKGFVRTNQIESNSRLCMASAGSGYKLSLGADGPPGSYQDFEHADVFLVIGSNMADCHPILFLRMMERVKQGAKLIVVDPRRTATAAKADLFLQVKPGTDLALLNGLLHLIHADGLVDEEFVAAHTEGWEGMPEFLADYPPDVVADITGISEGDLRTAAKWIGAAGNWMSCWTMGLNQSTHGTWNTNALCNLHLATGAICRPGSGPFSLTGQPNAMGGREMGYMGPGLPGQRSVLSTEDRTFVEELWDIPAGSIRTDVGRGTVEMFERMAAGDIKACWIICTNPVASVANRRTVIEGLEAAELVITQDAFADTETNGYADIVLPGAIWSETEGVMVNSERNVTLAPQAVAPAGQALPDWQLIARVAVEMGFPFHYDSAEQIFEEIKRASNPFTGYDLRGISYERLRESPVQWPSAPDGPDRNPIRYVTDDKVVFPTASGKASFFARPHLPPAELPDDEFPFVLNTGRVQHQWHTLTKTGKVAKLNKLNPGPFVEIHPEDAAALSIVDEDQVEIASRRGRAVLTAVVTDRVRPGCCFAPFHWNDLFGEYLSVNAVTNDAVDPISFQPEFKACAVSLAKVAVAPVAVPEPALFLAAMLGVEDVPMPDFTAAERQYLAGFASGVSAGNVGVPVLPPHAPIEPTRAAWVDGLLAGMFSRGDVTAAPLPGKEVAVLWASQTGNAEQFATEAARRLAENGWQPVLVSMAEASADTLRAGTPVLMITSTFGDGDAPDNGVSFWDHLSTQDTLDGLQYSVLALGDSNYDNFCGHGKRIDQRMRELGATHLVPRTDCEPDYQATARRWLDQVIVALNTAPARHREIELVGNRLLSLPGAGKEVREFTFDAADLAYETGDALSVLPVNSPVLVDEWLNATGLDGSASISLDGNDFSLGDALRDELEIARITPSLLHFVAEHNGDRELRHLIRPDNKGELAKWTWGRHAVDVLRSYPVRADAQAWAEVLKRLQPRQYSISSSPLVSPSRIRLTVSVVRYGSHGGVCSTYLADRAAGAPVKAFVQRSPHFRPPANPSAPMIMVGPGTGVAPFLGFLEERAALGAGGPNWLFFGEQRRATDFYYRDELSQFRSDGLLSRLDLAFSRDQRAKVYVQDRMREHGAHLWRWLKDGAHLYVCGDATRMAKDVDRALREIVVNHGGMTADQATAYLKQLAADRRYLRDVY
- a CDS encoding amidase, which codes for MSGDLHELSAATQLTALRLGEVSSRELTVHYLERIEKLDGELGAFATVTSELALDEADRADRRLAQGEWSPLLGLPLGIKDLYSTAGARTTFGCAALAEFTPTADAWTVGLLRRAGAVLIGKTNTAEFGATCYTENDVTGRPTVTPYDCMRYASGSSGGAAAAVAAGLLPLAHAGDGAGSTRTPAATCHLVGVKPSRGLVSAQATSFVSTTVEGPIARMVEDAALLLDVMAQPQPGDLDGWRPEVRFVDAIKQWSTRPLRIAFWTEVGLAGRSPHPEAVHAVEWTAALLQELGHDVREVPIPARCDDPVSSALRTLFAASVNAVASSLVPADREGQLLPYTRYLTEEGEALSGRDLVAAQGVLAGYASAFLAALDGFDVALTPVTTGPPVPLGHFQAEGFAAIADAMLAWSAYTPWANLTGQPAIALPSHVDRDGLPHGVQIVGRRRGDAALFALAAQLEHADLWKDVHPPCWYQ